ACGACGTCATCTCTTTTAGCCGCCACGATCAGCAAGTCGTGTTTTTTCAGATTCTCAGCATAAGTCAAGGGATCGGCCGGTTCCACTATTTTTTTCAGGTTCTCTTTCCCGATCAAACTGAGAATTGGCAGATACGGCTTTGCTTTGGGGTGCTGCCAATAGGAATCGACGATTCCCCCGCCCCCTAATAACAACGCAACCCGATGCAGGCGGGATTCGGATGCCGTCGTCAAACCGGTCATGAAGCTGCCCAGACTGGTGCCCAACATCCCCAGTCGTTTGGGGTCGATTTCTGGCTGCGATTCGAGCCAGGCCGCCGCGCAACGGCAATCCAGGACTGTTTGACGAATGGCCGCCATCGTGTGATCGACATCCGGAGTCAGCAATTTCGGGCCATTAGGTGGTCGGCGTGGACCATAGTAAGCCATTTGAACGAACAGCGCTGCAATTCCGTTTTGCGCAAAAAAGGTCGAGATACCGCGAGAGAGCTTCTGATCGCCGCCCAGCACATCCAGGACTATCACGCCCGGAAACGGGCCTGGCCCATCCGGCCGATAGTATTCCGCAAATACCGTATTGTTCTGAACGTGTTCGGATTTCACCGGCGATGGATAGGTCAATGTGTAAATTTGCACGCCACAGACGGGCAGATCCATCTTGGGCTGCAACTGGTATTCAAAGCAGTATTCCCCCAGTTTGTATCGATCGGCAACTTCTTTCTGATCCCCTTGAGGCGTAAAAGTCACCTTGCCACTTTTGGAATGCAATTCGCCAGCCAACACCGGGAAATAATGGGTCACATATAAAAGCAGACCCAGACTCAAAAGGTATTTCATTCGAACATCCTGATCGGAAGTATTGAGATCCCACAGGACGCGGGGGCCCACCGGAAATTGTCCATATTCTATGGTATGTCCATGCTGCATTGCAAGCTCGACATGAAACGGACGGCTCTCAGAAATAGTCGCGTAGATTTCCAAAAGGCAATTCCAGCAAAAGCTACTGGAGAAAATACGCTTTTGAATCTTTTCAATTTCATATCCTACCCGGAAGGATGAATGAACTCGCAAACAATCCGAAGCCGCCGATCCTGCACTTTGAACAGGTTTCCAAGTGGTATGGGGGAGTCATAGGCGTCAATCACGTCTCGCTTGAACTCAATAAGGGAATTACCGGGTTAGTCGGTGCCAATGGGGCCGGTAAGAGTACACTGCTTCGACTGGCCACTGGCCAATTGCGGCCCAATCTCGGAAAAGTCCAGATTCAGGGCATCGATGCTTGGAACTGGCAAGCCAAGCAGAAAGTTGGCTACTGTCCCGATAACGACAATTTCTACGAAGAGATGTCGGGCCGGGAATTCGTGCTAACGATGGCCCGTTTGTGCGGTTTTTCGGCTCCGCTGGCCAAATCCCGCACGGAGGAAGTTCTCGCTCAGGTCGGGATGGCGGAGCGAGCGGACCGCAAACTGCGCGGCTATTCCAAAGGTATGCGGCAGCGGGTAAAACTGGCCCAAGCTTTACTCAATGATCCGCAATTGCTGGTTCTTGATGAACCACTTTCCGGCATCGATCCGATTGGTCGTAAAGAAATGCTGGACGTTTTCCGGAGTCTTGCGGAAGAAGGAAAGTGCCTACTGATTTCCAGCCACGAACTGGAAGAACTGGAAAAGCTCACCGATCATGTGGCCATCATGGCCCGGGGTCGGATTGCCGCCGTGGGCACGCTGACCCAAATTCGAGAATTGATCGACGATCAGCCTCTTTCGGTACGAATCGACGCACCGAATATCCGACAACTGGCCGCGGCCTTGTTGCAACTCCCCGAGGTGGTGGGGCTCGATCTGGAACCGAAAATCTTGAAATCCGCGCAATCCCAAAGCCTGATCGTCTTCGTACGCCATCCGAAACGATTCTTTGAAGAATTTGGCAATCGCGTGCTGGAGAACAACTGGCAGGTCTCGCGGTTGGAGGCCCTCGACGATTCCGCGCACGCCGTGCTCGGTTATCTGCTGGGGGGCAGTGGCAAAACTTAGCCTATCAAATCAGCGGTACCTGCAATCGGTCCGCTTCTTTAACCAGTAATTCCCAAGTGCCTATTGGAATGGTAATCCCCTCCTTCAAGCGTTGAATCCGGGTCAGCCGCTCGGGATCACCCGGCAGCGTGATGCCTTTCACGCCGGGAGCCGTCGGACAAGCTCGGACGTAATCGGTCAGCTTGCCCGATTCGAAGAGAAAATGTTCGATTCCTCCGAACATTTCGATGTTGAAGAGCACGAAGAGAACGGAGTTACCGAGCCCCGGTAATGGGGCTTCTGCCCGGCTGCACTCCCCACCGGACAAGCCACCCGCAAGTAGGTCCAGTAATAACCCCAGTCCAAACCCCTTGTAAGTTTGACTGCCGCCAAATGGTAAGATGCTGCCGCGATTTTTTTCATCGTAAATCGTGGCGGGATCGGTGGTTGGCTGCCCCTGCGAATCGAGCAGCCAACCTTCCGGCACCGCTTCCTTTTTCTGGAAGTACACACGCACTTTCCCCTCAGCCACGGCACTAGTACCGATATCCAGAACCACAGGATCTTGGGGAGTGGGCGCCCCAACGCAAAGAGGATTCGTGGAAATTCTTCCTTCGGTTCCGCCTGGCGGAGCTACGCGCCGACCACTGCCGTGAGAATTCACGGTGCCCAGAAAAGCCAGATTATTTTTCGCGGCCCATTCCGCATACTCACCGAGTCGCCCGGTATGGCCGCAACGTCGTAAAGTTCCAGCCGCTAGGCCGATAGACTTCGCTTTGGGCAGGAGTCGATCGAGCAATCGATAAGCCTGCACTTGACCTAAACCCCAGCTGGCGTCAGCACTTAACATGGCCGGGGTCTCGGTCAGGATCTCCAATGGGCGATTGCAGGTGAGCTTTCCCTCCCGCAGATTGGTGAGATATTGCGGCACGCGCATGACGCCGTGCGAGTCGTGTCCGCAGAGATTCGCATCGACCAAACTACGGCTAACTCTGTCGGCTTCCTCAGCAGGGACGCCCGCGGCTATAAAAAGATTCCTTGTGAAGTCTGTCAGAACGTCGGCTTGATAAAGAGGCATGGGATATTTTCCAAACGAGAACAAGAACCGGGTGAAGCATGTTGTATCAGGTTCAATCGGAAATTCGGAAGGCCGGAGATCGTACCGGCCCCGTGGTCACTTTGCAAAGCCCGTCGGGCGCCCGAGCCGAAATCTGGTCGGCCTGCGGTTTCAACTGCCTCAAGTGGGCCGTTGCTCCGGGGCGCGAAGCCCTGTTCGTCATGCCCGATTGGGAGTCTAATCCGGTGCCGACCCGGTCCGGCACGCCAATTTTGGCTCCGTTTCCGAATCGGATTCGCAACGGCCACTTTCGCTGGGAGAATCAGGATTATCAACTGCCACTGAACGATTCGGTGAAGCAGAACGCCATTCATGGCGAAGCTCCACGGCATCCCTGGCGGATTCTCGAAAGCAAGGCCGATGGCCATTCGGCCTGGGTGACGGGGGCTTTCCGACCTTCGATTGATGCCCCGGCGGTTGCCAAGAATTGGACGGGAGATTACGAATTGCAGGCCACCTGGCGCTTGATCGATTGCGATCTGCATTTCAGTTACAGCTTCCAGAATCACAGTTCGAAATCGATGCCGTTCGGATTAGGCTTGCATCCCTACTTTCGTTTTCCGTTGGCTGCTGCTGCGGAACTCATCGATGAATCGGTACTAGAAATTCCGGCAAAACAACTCTGGGAATTAAACGAGAGCCTGCCGACAACGAAGAAACTCGATATCCAAGGGGAAACGGATTTTTTGAGGGCTCGAAAAATTGAGAAAACCAATATCGACCTGCTCTACACCGACATGACCGGCCCGCTGGAACCCGACGGACTGAGAATCCATGGCCGACTGACTCACCCGAAGGCTCCGGGGGCGCTGGAAGTGTATGCCGATGCCAGCTTTAGAGAGAGTGTGATTTTTACGTCGGTACACCGTCAAGCGGTCTGCATCGAGCCCTATACCTGTGCGAGTGATGCCGTGAATTTGGCGGCCCAGGGCTTCAATTGCGGTTTGATTACGGTTGAAACAGGGAAATCTATTTCTGGAAAAGTGGAATTTCGCTGGAAAAGTGGT
The genomic region above belongs to Telmatocola sphagniphila and contains:
- a CDS encoding ABC transporter ATP-binding protein, which codes for MNELANNPKPPILHFEQVSKWYGGVIGVNHVSLELNKGITGLVGANGAGKSTLLRLATGQLRPNLGKVQIQGIDAWNWQAKQKVGYCPDNDNFYEEMSGREFVLTMARLCGFSAPLAKSRTEEVLAQVGMAERADRKLRGYSKGMRQRVKLAQALLNDPQLLVLDEPLSGIDPIGRKEMLDVFRSLAEEGKCLLISSHELEELEKLTDHVAIMARGRIAAVGTLTQIRELIDDQPLSVRIDAPNIRQLAAALLQLPEVVGLDLEPKILKSAQSQSLIVFVRHPKRFFEEFGNRVLENNWQVSRLEALDDSAHAVLGYLLGGSGKT
- a CDS encoding alpha/beta hydrolase family protein, which translates into the protein MKYLLSLGLLLYVTHYFPVLAGELHSKSGKVTFTPQGDQKEVADRYKLGEYCFEYQLQPKMDLPVCGVQIYTLTYPSPVKSEHVQNNTVFAEYYRPDGPGPFPGVIVLDVLGGDQKLSRGISTFFAQNGIAALFVQMAYYGPRRPPNGPKLLTPDVDHTMAAIRQTVLDCRCAAAWLESQPEIDPKRLGMLGTSLGSFMTGLTTASESRLHRVALLLGGGGIVDSYWQHPKAKPYLPILSLIGKENLKKIVEPADPLTYAENLKKHDLLIVAAKRDDVVPPEMAQKLWEATGKQEIHWVDTTHVGAALYILTILKPAVDHFKKP
- a CDS encoding Ldh family oxidoreductase → MPLYQADVLTDFTRNLFIAAGVPAEEADRVSRSLVDANLCGHDSHGVMRVPQYLTNLREGKLTCNRPLEILTETPAMLSADASWGLGQVQAYRLLDRLLPKAKSIGLAAGTLRRCGHTGRLGEYAEWAAKNNLAFLGTVNSHGSGRRVAPPGGTEGRISTNPLCVGAPTPQDPVVLDIGTSAVAEGKVRVYFQKKEAVPEGWLLDSQGQPTTDPATIYDEKNRGSILPFGGSQTYKGFGLGLLLDLLAGGLSGGECSRAEAPLPGLGNSVLFVLFNIEMFGGIEHFLFESGKLTDYVRACPTAPGVKGITLPGDPERLTRIQRLKEGITIPIGTWELLVKEADRLQVPLI
- a CDS encoding aldose 1-epimerase: MLYQVQSEIRKAGDRTGPVVTLQSPSGARAEIWSACGFNCLKWAVAPGREALFVMPDWESNPVPTRSGTPILAPFPNRIRNGHFRWENQDYQLPLNDSVKQNAIHGEAPRHPWRILESKADGHSAWVTGAFRPSIDAPAVAKNWTGDYELQATWRLIDCDLHFSYSFQNHSSKSMPFGLGLHPYFRFPLAAAAELIDESVLEIPAKQLWELNESLPTTKKLDIQGETDFLRARKIEKTNIDLLYTDMTGPLEPDGLRIHGRLTHPKAPGALEVYADASFRESVIFTSVHRQAVCIEPYTCASDAVNLAAQGFNCGLITVETGKSISGKVEFRWKSGQ